One Gallus gallus isolate bGalGal1 chromosome 11, bGalGal1.mat.broiler.GRCg7b, whole genome shotgun sequence DNA window includes the following coding sequences:
- the SLC12A3 gene encoding solute carrier family 12 member 3 isoform X4 — protein sequence MAELPCAEPLPRCSGRFTISTLLGAEEAAGCEGTQLSGSSLCTRTFGYNTVDVVPAYEHYANSRGVGEAGRGRPSLADLHSILKPDPGHLRVPLPDPQCSNGLPDAEEGSGEPSSAPAAEPVRFGWVKGVMIRCMLNIWGVILYLRLPWITAQAGIALTWLIILMSVTVTTITGLSISAISTNGKVKSGGTYFLISRSLGPELGGSIGLIFAFANAVAVAMHTVGFAETVRDLLQEHNSLIVDPTNDIRIIGVLTVTVLLGISLAGMEWEAKAQILFFLVILVSFINYLVGTVIPASAEKQAKGFFSYRADIFAQNFVPDWRGPEGSFFGLFSIFFPSATGILAGANISGDLKDPALAIPKGTLMAIFWTTVSYLVLSATIGACVLRDASGSLNDSVAVGSPGCEGLGCSYGWNFTDCAQRQSCRYGLSNYYQSMSMVSGFGPLITAGIFGATLSSALACLVSAPKVFQCLCKDQLYPLIGFFGKGYGKNSEPIRGYMLTYAIAIGFILIAELNAIAPIISNFFLCSYALINFSCFHASITNSPGWRPSFRYYSKWAALFGATISVVIMFLLTWWAALIALGIVIFLLGYVLYKKPDVNWGSSMQASSYNLALSYSVGLSEVDEHIKNYRPQCLVLTGPPNFRPALVDFVGTFTKNLSLMICGNVLIGPSKQKVLEARQASDGHTRWLLKRKIKAFYTNVLAEDLRSGVQMLLQAAGLGKMRPNIVTLGYKRDWQAAAPQSLEDYVGILHDAFDFKHGVCLLRLREGLNVSRVPQAHRRARAPLPLQLTLHLGQQSILMGMAPAAEQHPAPALQTPSSRRAPSSKASRARKPSTFTGSLMMEGSHCSSPTSSGARSAGENARSGCLLVGRSTGWTRRGRRSCPC from the exons ATGGCTGAGCTGCCGTGTGCCGAGCCCCTGCCACGCTGCAGCGGCCGCTTCACCATCAGCACGCTGCTGGGCGCCGAGGAGGCGGCGGGCTGTGAGGGCACGCAGCTCTCGGGCAGCTCGCTCTGCACCAGGACCTTCGGCTACAACACGGTCGATGTGGTGCCCGCCTACGAGCACTACGCCAACAGCAGGGGGGTGGGTGAGGCCGGACGGGGAAGGCCGTCGCTGGCGGACCTCCACTCCATCCTCAAG CCCGACCCCGGCCATCTCCGCGTGCCGCTGCCTGACCCCCAGTGCAGCAACGGCCTCCCCGACGCTGAAGAGGGGTCTGGCGAGCCAAGCAGCGCCCCTGCGGCAGAGCCTGTTCGCTTCGGGTGGGTGAAGGGTGTGATG ATCCGCTGCATGCTGAACATCTGGGGTGTGATCCTCTACCTGCGCCTGCCCTGGATCACAGCCCAGGCGGGAATTG CCCTGACGTGGCTCATCATCCTGATGTCTGTGACTGTGACCACCATCACTGGGCTGTCCATCTCTGCCATTTCTACCAACGGCAAAGTGAAGTCAG GGGGCACCTACTTCCTCATCTCGAGGAGCCTGGGACCGGAGCTGGGCGGCTCCATCGGCCTCATCTTTGCCTTCGCCAACGCGGTGGCCGTGGCCATGCACACGGTGGGCTTTGCTGAAACCGTGCGGGatctgctgcag GAGCACAACTCTCTGATCGTGGACCCCACCAACGACATCCGCATCATCGGGGTGCTCActgtcactgtgctgctgggcatctcactggctgggatggagtgggaGGCAAAG GCCCAGATCCTGTTCTTCTTGGTCATCCTGGTGTCCTTCATAAACTACCTGGTGGGGACGGTAATCCCGGCCAGTGCCGAGAAGCAAGCAAAGGGCTTCTTCAGCTACAGAG CTGACATTTTTGCCCAGAACTTCGTGCCCGACTGGCGCGGACCCGAGGGTTCCTTCTTTGGTTTgttctccattttcttcccatctgCAACTGGCATCTTGGCCGGAGCCAACATCTCTGGTGACCTGAAG GACCCTGCTCTGGCCATCCCCAAGGGCACCTTGATGGCCATCTTCTGGACCACGGTGTCCTACCTGGTGCTGTCGGCTACGATAG GTGCCTGCGTGCTTCGGGATGCCTCGGGCAGCCTGAATGACAGCGTTGCAGTGGGCTCACCAGGCTGCGAGGGACTGGGCTGCAGCTATGGCTGGAACTTCACCGACTGTGCCCAGCGGCAGAGCTGCCGATATGGGCTCAGCAACTACTACCAG AGCATGAGCATGGTGTCGGGATTCGGTCCCCTCATCACAGCTGGGATCTTTGGTGCCACCCTCTCCTCAGCACTGGCCTGCCTCGTCTCAGCCCCCAAGGTCTTCCAG TGCCTCTGCAAGGACCAGCTCTACCCTCTCATAGGCTTCTTTGGGAAGGGCTACGGGAAGAACAGCGAGCCTATCCGTGGCTACATGCTCACCTATGCGATAGCCATTGGCTTCATCCTCATCG ccgaGCTCAATGCCATTGCCCCCATCATCTCCaacttcttcctctgctcctaTGCGCTCATCAACTTCAGCTGCTTCCATGCTTCCATCACCAACTCCCCAG gCTGGCGACCCTCCTTTCGGTATTACAGCAAGTGGGCTGCGCTCTTCGGTGCCACAATCTCAGTGGTCATCATGTTCCTGCTGACCTGGTGGGCAGCCCTCATCGCCCTTGGCATCGTCATCTTCCTCCTGGGCTATGTCCTCTACAAGAAACCAG ACGTCAACTGGGGCTCCTCCATGCAAGCCAGCTCCTACAACCTGGCACTGAGCTACTCGGTAGGGCTCAGCGAGGTGGACGAGCACATCAAGAACTACAG GCCGCAGTGCCTGGTCCTGACCGGGCCGCCCAACTTCCGCCCAGCACTGGTGGACTTTGTGGGCACCTTCACCAAGAACCTCAGCCTGATGATCTGCGGCAACGTGCTGATC GGCCCCAGCAAGCAGAAGGTGCTCGAGGCCCGGCAGGCATCGGATGGCCACACCAGGTGGCTCCTCAAGAGGAAGATCAAGGCCTTCTACACCAACGTGCTCGCTGAAGACCTGAGGAGCGGCGtccagatgctgctgcag GCCGCTGGCTTGGGGAAGATGAGACCCAACATTGTCACACTGGGCTACAAGAGGGACTGGCAGGCAGCAGCGCCACAGAGCCTGGAGGATTACGTGGGCATCCTGCA TGATGCCTTTGATTTCAAGCATGGCGTGTGCCTGCTGCGGCTGCGGGAAGGGCTAAATGTTTCCCGAGTTCCACAAGCCCACA GACGTGCCCgtgctcctctccctctgcagtTAACCCTGCATTTGGGGCAGCAGAGCATCCTGATGGGAATGGCGCcggcagcagagcagcacccagcaccgGCATTG CAGACCCCGAGCAGCAGGCGAGCACCATCTTCCAAAGCCAGCAGGGCAAGAAAACCATCGACATTTACTGGCTCTTTGATGATGGAG GGCTCACACTGCTCATCCCCTACCTCCTCGGGCGCAAGAAGCGCTGGGGAAAATGCAAGGTCCGGGTGTTTGTTGGTGGGCAGATCAACAGGATGGACGAGGAGAGGAAGGC GATCGTGTCCCTGCTGA
- the SLC12A3 gene encoding solute carrier family 12 member 3 isoform X5 — protein MAELPCAEPLPRCSGRFTISTLLGAEEAAGCEGTQLSGSSLCTRTFGYNTVDVVPAYEHYANSRGVGEAGRGRPSLADLHSILKPDPGHLRVPLPDPQCSNGLPDAEEGSGEPSSAPAAEPVRFGWVKGVMIRCMLNIWGVILYLRLPWITAQAGIALTWLIILMSVTVTTITGLSISAISTNGKVKSGGTYFLISRSLGPELGGSIGLIFAFANAVAVAMHTVGFAETVRDLLQEHNSLIVDPTNDIRIIGVLTVTVLLGISLAGMEWEAKAQILFFLVILVSFINYLVGTVIPASAEKQAKGFFSYRADIFAQNFVPDWRGPEGSFFGLFSIFFPSATGILAGANISGDLKDPALAIPKGTLMAIFWTTVSYLVLSATIGACVLRDASGSLNDSVAVGSPGCEGLGCSYGWNFTDCAQRQSCRYGLSNYYQSMSMVSGFGPLITAGIFGATLSSALACLVSAPKVFQCLCKDQLYPLIGFFGKGYGKNSEPIRGYMLTYAIAIGFILIAELNAIAPIISNFFLCSYALINFSCFHASITNSPGWRPSFRYYSKWAALFGATISVVIMFLLTWWAALIALGIVIFLLGYVLYKKPDVNWGSSMQASSYNLALSYSVGLSEVDEHIKNYRPQCLVLTGPPNFRPALVDFVGTFTKNLSLMICGNVLIGPSKQKVLEARQASDGHTRWLLKRKIKAFYTNVLAEDLRSGVQMLLQAAGLGKMRPNIVTLGYKRDWQAAAPQSLEDYVGILHDAFDFKHGVCLLRLREGLNVSRVPQAHRRARAPLPLQLTLHLGQQSILMGMAPAAEQHPAPALTPSSRRAPSSKASRARKPSTFTGSLMMEGSHCSSPTSSGARSAGENARSGCLLVGRSTGWTRRGRRSCPC, from the exons ATGGCTGAGCTGCCGTGTGCCGAGCCCCTGCCACGCTGCAGCGGCCGCTTCACCATCAGCACGCTGCTGGGCGCCGAGGAGGCGGCGGGCTGTGAGGGCACGCAGCTCTCGGGCAGCTCGCTCTGCACCAGGACCTTCGGCTACAACACGGTCGATGTGGTGCCCGCCTACGAGCACTACGCCAACAGCAGGGGGGTGGGTGAGGCCGGACGGGGAAGGCCGTCGCTGGCGGACCTCCACTCCATCCTCAAG CCCGACCCCGGCCATCTCCGCGTGCCGCTGCCTGACCCCCAGTGCAGCAACGGCCTCCCCGACGCTGAAGAGGGGTCTGGCGAGCCAAGCAGCGCCCCTGCGGCAGAGCCTGTTCGCTTCGGGTGGGTGAAGGGTGTGATG ATCCGCTGCATGCTGAACATCTGGGGTGTGATCCTCTACCTGCGCCTGCCCTGGATCACAGCCCAGGCGGGAATTG CCCTGACGTGGCTCATCATCCTGATGTCTGTGACTGTGACCACCATCACTGGGCTGTCCATCTCTGCCATTTCTACCAACGGCAAAGTGAAGTCAG GGGGCACCTACTTCCTCATCTCGAGGAGCCTGGGACCGGAGCTGGGCGGCTCCATCGGCCTCATCTTTGCCTTCGCCAACGCGGTGGCCGTGGCCATGCACACGGTGGGCTTTGCTGAAACCGTGCGGGatctgctgcag GAGCACAACTCTCTGATCGTGGACCCCACCAACGACATCCGCATCATCGGGGTGCTCActgtcactgtgctgctgggcatctcactggctgggatggagtgggaGGCAAAG GCCCAGATCCTGTTCTTCTTGGTCATCCTGGTGTCCTTCATAAACTACCTGGTGGGGACGGTAATCCCGGCCAGTGCCGAGAAGCAAGCAAAGGGCTTCTTCAGCTACAGAG CTGACATTTTTGCCCAGAACTTCGTGCCCGACTGGCGCGGACCCGAGGGTTCCTTCTTTGGTTTgttctccattttcttcccatctgCAACTGGCATCTTGGCCGGAGCCAACATCTCTGGTGACCTGAAG GACCCTGCTCTGGCCATCCCCAAGGGCACCTTGATGGCCATCTTCTGGACCACGGTGTCCTACCTGGTGCTGTCGGCTACGATAG GTGCCTGCGTGCTTCGGGATGCCTCGGGCAGCCTGAATGACAGCGTTGCAGTGGGCTCACCAGGCTGCGAGGGACTGGGCTGCAGCTATGGCTGGAACTTCACCGACTGTGCCCAGCGGCAGAGCTGCCGATATGGGCTCAGCAACTACTACCAG AGCATGAGCATGGTGTCGGGATTCGGTCCCCTCATCACAGCTGGGATCTTTGGTGCCACCCTCTCCTCAGCACTGGCCTGCCTCGTCTCAGCCCCCAAGGTCTTCCAG TGCCTCTGCAAGGACCAGCTCTACCCTCTCATAGGCTTCTTTGGGAAGGGCTACGGGAAGAACAGCGAGCCTATCCGTGGCTACATGCTCACCTATGCGATAGCCATTGGCTTCATCCTCATCG ccgaGCTCAATGCCATTGCCCCCATCATCTCCaacttcttcctctgctcctaTGCGCTCATCAACTTCAGCTGCTTCCATGCTTCCATCACCAACTCCCCAG gCTGGCGACCCTCCTTTCGGTATTACAGCAAGTGGGCTGCGCTCTTCGGTGCCACAATCTCAGTGGTCATCATGTTCCTGCTGACCTGGTGGGCAGCCCTCATCGCCCTTGGCATCGTCATCTTCCTCCTGGGCTATGTCCTCTACAAGAAACCAG ACGTCAACTGGGGCTCCTCCATGCAAGCCAGCTCCTACAACCTGGCACTGAGCTACTCGGTAGGGCTCAGCGAGGTGGACGAGCACATCAAGAACTACAG GCCGCAGTGCCTGGTCCTGACCGGGCCGCCCAACTTCCGCCCAGCACTGGTGGACTTTGTGGGCACCTTCACCAAGAACCTCAGCCTGATGATCTGCGGCAACGTGCTGATC GGCCCCAGCAAGCAGAAGGTGCTCGAGGCCCGGCAGGCATCGGATGGCCACACCAGGTGGCTCCTCAAGAGGAAGATCAAGGCCTTCTACACCAACGTGCTCGCTGAAGACCTGAGGAGCGGCGtccagatgctgctgcag GCCGCTGGCTTGGGGAAGATGAGACCCAACATTGTCACACTGGGCTACAAGAGGGACTGGCAGGCAGCAGCGCCACAGAGCCTGGAGGATTACGTGGGCATCCTGCA TGATGCCTTTGATTTCAAGCATGGCGTGTGCCTGCTGCGGCTGCGGGAAGGGCTAAATGTTTCCCGAGTTCCACAAGCCCACA GACGTGCCCgtgctcctctccctctgcagtTAACCCTGCATTTGGGGCAGCAGAGCATCCTGATGGGAATGGCGCcggcagcagagcagcacccagcaccgGCATTG ACCCCGAGCAGCAGGCGAGCACCATCTTCCAAAGCCAGCAGGGCAAGAAAACCATCGACATTTACTGGCTCTTTGATGATGGAG GGCTCACACTGCTCATCCCCTACCTCCTCGGGCGCAAGAAGCGCTGGGGAAAATGCAAGGTCCGGGTGTTTGTTGGTGGGCAGATCAACAGGATGGACGAGGAGAGGAAGGC GATCGTGTCCCTGCTGA